A region from the Mustela erminea isolate mMusErm1 chromosome 2, mMusErm1.Pri, whole genome shotgun sequence genome encodes:
- the ADRA2C gene encoding alpha-2C adrenergic receptor yields the protein MASPALAAALAAAAAAAGPNASGAGEGGSGGDANASGAAPGAAWGPPPGQYSAGAVAGLAAVVGFLIVFTVVGNVLVVIAVLTSRALRAPQNLFLVSLASADILVATLVMPFSLANELMAYWYFGQVWCGVYLALDVLFCTSSIVHLCAISLDRYWSVTQAVEYNLKRTPRRVKATIVAVWLISAVISFPPLVSLYRQPDSAAYPQCGLNDETWYILSSCIGSFFAPCLIMGLVYARIYRVAKLRTRTLSEKRAPTGPDGASPTTENGLGAAAGAGENGHCAPPRRPCADVDPEDSSAAAERRRRRGALRRGGRRRAAGEGGAGGAGGADVAAPGPGPGASDSGALAAARSPGPGGRLSRASSRSVEFFLSRRRRARSSVCRRKVAQAREKRFTFVLAVVMGVFVLCWFPFFFSYSLYGICREACQVPDPLFKFFFWIGYCNSSLNPVIYTVFNQDFRRSFKHILFRRRRRGFRQ from the coding sequence ATGGCGTCCCCGGCGCTGGCGGCGgcgctggcggcggcggcggcggcggcgggccccAACGCGAGCGGCGCCGGCGAGGGGGGCAGCGGCGGGGACGCCAACGCCTCGGGCGCCGCTCCGGGGGCCGCCTGGGGGCCGCCCCCGGGCCAGTACTCAGCGGGCGCCGTGGCGGGGCTGGCTGCTGTGGTGGGCTTTCTCATCGTCTTCACCGTGGTGGGCAACGTGCTGGTGGTGATCGCCGTGCTGACCAGTCGGGCGCTGCGTGCGCCACAGAACCTCTTCCTGGTGTCGCTGGCCTCGGCCGACATCCTGGTGGCCACGCTGGTCATGCCTTTCTCACTGGCCAACGAGCTCATGGCCTACTGGTACTTCGGGCAAGTGTGGTGCGGCGTGTACCTGGCACTGGACGTGCTCTTCTGCACCTCGTCCATCGTGCACCTGTGCGCCATCAGCCTGGACCGCTACTGGTCGGTGACGCAGGCCGTCGAGTACAACCTGAAGCGCACACCGCGCCGTGTCAAGGCGACCATCGTGGCCGTGTGGCTCATCTCGGCCGTCATCTCCTTCCCACCGCTCGTCTCGCTCTACCGCCAGCCCGACAGTGCCGCCTACCCGCAGTGCGGCCTCAACGACGAGACATGGTACATCCTGTCGTCCTGCATCGGCTCCTTCTTCGCGCCCTGCCTCATTATGGGCCTGGTCTACGCGCGCATCTACCGCGTGGCCAAGCTGCGCACGCGCACGCTCAGCGAGAAGCGCGCGCCCACGGGCCCCGACGGGGCGTCCCCAACCACTGAGAATGGGCTGGGTGCTGCGGCGGGCGCGGGCGAGAACGGGCACTGCGCGCCCCCGCGCCGCCCGTGCGCGGACGTGGATCCGGAGGACAGCAGCGCGGCGGCGGAGCGGCGGCGGCGCCGGGGTGCGctgcggcggggcgggcggcggcgcgcTGCCGGGGAAgggggcgcgggcggcgcgggcggcgccGACGTGGCGGCGCCTGGGCCGGGGCCAGGGGCGAGCGATTCGGGCGCGCTGGCTGCCGCTAGGTCCCCGGGTCCCGGCGGGCGCCTCTCGCGCGCCAGCTCTCGCTCCGTCGAGTTCTTTTTGTCGCGCCGCCGCCGGGCGCGCAGCAGCGTTTGCCGCCGCAAGGTGGCCCAGGCGCGCGAGAAGCGCTTCACCTTCGTGCTGGCGGTGGTCATGGGCGTGTTCGTGCTCTGCTGGTTCCCCTTCTTCTTCAGCTACAGCCTGTACGGCATATGCCGCGAGGCCTGCCAGGTGCCCGACCCGCTCTTCAAGTTCTTTTTCTGGATCGGCTACTGCAACAGCTCGCTCAACCCGGTCATCTACACCGTCTTTAACCAGGACTTCCGCCGTTCCTTTAAGCACATCCTCTTCCGACGGAGGAGAAGGGGCTTCAGGCAGTGA